In the Pirellulales bacterium genome, one interval contains:
- the nuoK gene encoding NADH-quinone oxidoreductase subunit NuoK, giving the protein MNPLTDPVGVSHFMAVGALMFVSGVVCMAAKRNALGVLMGVELVLNGANVNFVALSSPLLSASGTSGLGLDGQFIALFVIVLAAAEAAVALAITLNFYNNHATIDVDRADELKG; this is encoded by the coding sequence ATGAACCCGTTGACAGACCCGGTTGGCGTTTCACACTTCATGGCGGTCGGCGCGCTGATGTTCGTCTCCGGCGTGGTGTGCATGGCGGCCAAGCGGAACGCGCTGGGCGTATTGATGGGAGTCGAGCTCGTGCTGAACGGGGCCAACGTCAATTTCGTCGCACTCTCCAGCCCGTTGCTCAGCGCCAGCGGCACGAGCGGCCTGGGGCTCGACGGGCAGTTCATCGCCTTGTTTGTCATCGTGTTGGCCGCCGCCGAGGCCGCCGTGGCTTTGGCGATCACGCTGAATTTTTACAACAACCACGCCACGATCGACGTCGATCGGGCGGATGAACTGAAAGGTTGA
- a CDS encoding NADH-quinone oxidoreductase subunit J has protein sequence MEPINWHSFFFFLFALVSCAFAVAVVLSSNIVRMAFYLVISLGATAGLFFLAGADFVGAMQLLIYVGGTLVLLVFGVMLTAQGPFVSMKTRGGDWILAAVLSGSLLALLVPAAFTVPEWRRPVANNAPTQVQSTSTPLGLGLLGVRVDKLEERPERLKAGMSSYLLPFEIVSVHLLVVLVGAAYLARTKRRRDVRLESL, from the coding sequence GTGGAACCGATCAACTGGCACTCGTTCTTTTTCTTTCTGTTCGCGCTGGTCTCCTGCGCCTTCGCCGTCGCGGTGGTGCTGTCGAGCAACATCGTGCGGATGGCCTTCTATTTGGTCATCTCGCTGGGCGCGACGGCCGGACTGTTCTTTCTGGCCGGTGCCGATTTCGTCGGCGCCATGCAACTTTTGATCTATGTCGGCGGCACGCTCGTGCTGTTGGTGTTCGGCGTGATGCTCACGGCCCAGGGCCCGTTCGTGTCGATGAAGACCCGCGGCGGCGACTGGATCCTGGCCGCGGTCCTTTCCGGTTCGCTGCTGGCGCTGCTCGTTCCCGCCGCCTTCACCGTGCCCGAATGGCGCCGCCCGGTTGCCAACAACGCACCGACGCAGGTGCAGTCCACATCGACGCCGCTCGGCCTGGGCCTCTTGGGCGTGCGCGTCGACAAGCTCGAAGAGCGTCCCGAACGGTTGAAAGCGGGAATGTCGAGCTATCTGCTGCCGTTCGAAATCGTTTCGGTACACCTGCTGGTGGTGTTGGTGGGGGCGGCCTATCTTGCCCGCACCAAACGGCGTCGTGACGTGAGGCTGGAATCGCTATGA